One Argiope bruennichi chromosome 5, qqArgBrue1.1, whole genome shotgun sequence DNA segment encodes these proteins:
- the LOC129969088 gene encoding lysozyme C-like codes for MSLRFLLIAVLCTQATVSYSKVLNPCEVADVMYKLGQKKVIVSKWVCLAKFASGFNTQALSPTKKDGSNDFGIFQINDKYCRLGSTNSCGVPCTDLVQDDIVQSAKCALKIYQKEGGFKAWPAFNNNCQAIDTSRFIIKCSLKAPSFFRRRFDLNLSDEEEYRKNAL; via the exons ATGTCTTTAAGATTTTTGCTGATCGCTGTCCTGTGTACACAGGCCACTGTTAGTTACTCTAAAGTACTAAATCCATGTGAAGTGGCGGATGTTATGTACAAACTTGGTCAAAAGAAAGTGATTGTTTCGAAAT GGGTATGCCTAGCAAAATTTGCAAGTGGTTTTAACACACAAGCCCTGAGTCCAACGAAAAAGGACGGCAGCAATGATTTTGGTATATTTCAg ataaaTGACAAGTACTGCCGACTAGGTTCCACGAACAGTTGTGGAGTTCCATGTACAG atcTTGTACAAGACGATATTGTCCAAAGTGCCAAATGTGCCTTAAAAATATACCAGAAAGAAGGAGGATTTAAAGCCTG gCCTGCCTTCAATAACAATTGTCAAGCCATCGATACATCCCGCTTCATCATCAAATGTTCCCTGAAAGCGCCGTCATTTTTTAGAAGACGATTTGATTTAAACCTCAGTGACGAAGAAGAGTACAGAAAGAACGctctttaa